TAAGTTTTGCCGATGGTTGGGATGTGATCAACAAGAAGAGTTAAGCTGAAAGGGAGAGCCAATCTAACTAGAGATGGTCGTCTTCAGTGACGgtttgcaaaccctaaggggagaatattgatttttcaaactttgggttgaggaaaattatgagattttcaaactgagggGGGCAAAtagaataaaactttaattttttatttaatgataattttacctttaattctaactaagattttaaaCGGATAGGTGaaacttttgacttttcaaactttgtggaTGTCACTTTAAAAACGCACTTAAACTTAggataggaaatagtccttcggccttcTTTTGTATGTCAAGAGATTCTTCCTACCTTACACATTAAGGTTATGTTTCTCGGTGGAattcttttggccaaaggacttattcccacccaaagtttattatattcatattagGATTCTTTaactattgaaaactcaaacactcacccataagtagctaaaattaacataatcacttaaattcaaaaaataaaataattatctaactagtaatatattaaaaataataaaatattatctattttctttataagtttagaaaaaaaaaatttctcttaaaattaaactttaaaatgttaaattttttctttaagagttttctttttttttttcatttcttttctaacagtgtcataaaaaaaagagagagaggaaaaaaataaaactctcaaagaaaatgtaatattttaaaatttaatcttgaaaaaaattattaattttttatatttatatgaaaaatagatACTGTTaactaattctattaattttaacttctCACGAATgagtgtttaattttttttgataatttaaggatattaatttgataatacaaTAAACGTGAAGCGGAAATAAGATTCTTTTCTATCCCTAAGCATCCAGGTATGCACAACTTGCTATAGAATCGCATAAATTTGGATTTGTTATTTGATAGCCCACCACAGATCCGCAACAGGTTCTCATAATTTCTCCATATTTTATTGCTACattaatgattttgtttttccaaagagTTAGGCCATTAAATAACTCTTACAATTGTTCAATTTACAAAGTTTTCGCTCAAAATTATTACGTCActccaaattaataaaattttaaaattatttctttcatatcaaaattgtcATAACACTTTATTCTTTCCCTGTTACTTTCACTATCATTTTCGctctcttcttttttaaaaatttaatcaattccactaagtttttgaaattcttgTAGATGGTTGAACTTCTATTTAGAGTACCAAGTTCATCCAAAGTCTAAACATCCACAAggaattgttattttgtttggttttactGGGATTGAATTTGGGATAGGTGGGTGGCGATTTTGATGGGTTTAGACTTAGGTGGGTAATGTTTATGTGGGTTTAGATTTGGATGGTTGACAATTGTGAAtgttaagatttttaaacttaaatagtAGAGATTGAATTAcgtatttttaaacttataaaatataaaatcattatatttaaaatattaacttaaaagttacaaataaatcattttttgtaatatttctttaaaatgtttagatagtattaattttttaacagaGTTACGTTTTGAGTAAGAAAGTGTGGTTTATACATTGAGTTGGTGGAAAAATGTCGTAAAGCCAAACCTTGGGCAAGAAAATGTAAATCACTTTTTTTCAATTGCACTTTGAATGTGTGTTTTACATTACTTAGACAAAATAGTGTTCTTTGACAATTGATTATACACGGAGGTGATTCTTTCTAAACAAGCCTAAGAGGTTCAATTTGGTTAAGTTTTATGTATGAATActttcatttaatatttaaagctCCTGTGGTTGAACTAATAACACAAATCAGCCTCCCCTGATTCATTTTCTGATATTAGCTCAATCGCAATTTGTATAGACATTATTTAAACTATCGGAAATTAAAATACATGATCAAATAGACGTATCCAAAATATGTTTTGAATGAATTCGATGATGGAACCAATTTGTGTGATGATCCAAAGCCTATGTTTctattttcataatataatttgtttttatgtaaTATAGGTTTTGTGCGTGTTTTCTTCTGTGAAAACGAAAGAACAGagaaaaagtaaagaagaagaaagagtttTGATCTTTTTTGCATAATACTGTGTTGGATGGTTATGTGGTAATTTTTTAGACTTTTAAATTGAAGTCTAACTGCTTTTAACTTCTTACAATTGTCATAGACAATAATGTAGATGTATCTTCAACTGTCATGAGCAATAATATGAGGACGAAGCCCAATATAAACAATAGAAAACTTTCACTTTCACTTGCTTTTTGTTATTAATGTAACTCATCTTTTGCCTTGCCTTGAGGACCCGGAGCAAGGAGGCACTCATCAGGAGGATATATTACTAAAATGGTCAGCTTTCGCACCCATATTCAATGGTCACCCTTGTTTCCAGCTGGTGGAGGATTAGGTAAAGGGCATCTTCTTCGTACAAAGGAGATCATCCCATCTATTTAAAAACAAGTAATTAATGCACAGTTTTCACACAATGGCAGTAGATTTTCAAGGAGCTGTTTCATGCACCGACAAATCAAATCTTGTTCTGCATTCGGAATTCAATCTTCTAGTAGCAAATACAACTGCACTGCACAAGTAAAGACAGAACGCTGAGTGAATGGCAGTCTGCTTAATATGATTTGGGAATAATCTCACTTGCTTTCATGTGATTCTGCTATTAAACTAATCTATGGGTCAATGATATAGAGCTGGGTACTCTTGAATGTGAGAAAATTTGCTTATATGTGCTAATATTAATCATGATTGTAGTTTAATAAAATCGAATAATTAAATAGTACAATAACAGTTTACAGATAAATATAACTGatcaaataaagataaattcattTGGATAGACAACATTACTATGAGTCTTAAGATTTATTAAACCTTTGACGGAGTCTattaacctaaaatatattagcTAGGTCTCCTCTCaactaatacaatataatatttttcattaaaaactatcatttaagaAGGTTTCAAAAGCAAAAGACTAGTCACTTCTAGGTATTACTATAATCATAAAGTTtcaattcagtattttatactAATGCGGAGGTCCTATGAAATTAGAATTGCATGGCTAaagttatatgtatattaatctCACAATGTAAccataaatatgttattaagcTAACTCATCCATGCGGAGAAGAGTCTCTTAGCTGGGCACAGCACATGAAGCACATTGAGAACACTTAGAACCCTAAATGGAAATCCTGAGATTCTCGTAGTTTAGCTATTAAATctttagattaaataatttggTTGCTATGAATTAGTCTTCCATGTTCAAAGTGCTTAATTTTCATACTTGTTGCTCTGGGATAAAAACTCGTTTGCCAAGTACCCAGAATCCCTCAGGAAAGTTCGCTTTCCTAAGAAAGCCAGTAATTTTGCTTtcctaagaaaagaaaaatgatgatcTCATAAAACACAAACAAGAATCAACAAGGAAAGTTCAGGCAGCAACTTCTTTCTTAGCTTTTGTTCACCACTTCTTGGATCACCAAATGAAGTCTTTTGTAGTGGAAGTCGAATCATAGACTCAATAAGCTAAGAAAAATGCTGAAAACAAGGCATCTAAAGATGGAAAAAAGCTTAGAAACCAAAAGCTAGCCATCCCAACACCCAAAGTAATAAAAACACAGCCAATGGTATTAATTCTTTTCCGGTACGAGCAAAATGTAAAGTGAAAACGTTTATCTTTCACTCTCTCTTGGATCTTACCATCTAAACAGAAGAAAGGATATATatttcttccttttccttttcactAAGCAAATATAGTGTAAAGCCACGTGCTGCTTGAACCCCGTTAAGTAAGCTAAACCCCCatataaaatatgtacaaaTTAAGAGCACATTCCACATCTCACTTCCTCACTTCACATCTCAATTCTCTCTTAGACATACACCTGCTCTTTCCCAAATTTGGTTCAAAATGAAGCTACCTTATCCTTCAATTACactcttattctttttctctctaatcCGCTATCTTCCTTCTTTGGTTTCATCACAACCTTGCCAAAGAAGCTGTGGCACACTGCCAATCAAGTACCCCTTTGGCTCTGGCCCTGGCTGCGGCGACCCTCGATTCCAACAATTTGTTACTTGCAATGATCAAAAACTCACCTTGACCACACACACAGGCTGCTACCCCATCACCGATATAGACTACATGAATCAAGTCATATACTTGACGGATCCTTCCATGTCTACTTGTGCTTGTACACAACCAAGCAAAGGTTTTGGCCTTGACTGGAATGCTCCCTTCAGTTTCCATGAAGATAATGTCTTTACTCTACTTGACTGTTCCATCGCTTCCTCACCTATCTACAAATCAAGCACATTCAATGGAGATAACAGCTCGGCAGTAGTCCCTTTATGTGACAAAAATGGGGTAGCCATTTGCAGTTATTTGTATTCTTGTAGAGCAATTAGCACCCTCAACCTCCCTATCTCTACATGTTGTGTTTATGCACCGGTTGATCTGGGGCCTTCATTTGACATGGATTTACAGAAGTTGCAATGCTCTTCGTATTCCGGGTTCTACAGCTTCAGTGGGCAGGAATATAACCCGGAAAATTGGAAGTACGGAATAGcacttaaatataaattcaatgtGTATAACGACTATCCTGGCACATGTGCCAACTGCGAGAAGAGTAATGGAGCTTGTGGATACGGTGGAGCTTACAATTCATTTATCTGCAACTGTCCCAGTGAAGCGAACACCACCACAGACTGTTTCTTTGAATCAACCTTCAATAATGCTCAAGGGCTTCTCCCATGGAAGACAGGTACtgattctttcattttctcttcatgTTTTGATAATACTGTCAGTTTTTTATCTGATTTCTTCAAGCATACATGAATCATCTCGATGTTGCAGGGACTCGGCTGACCGGTGCCTTGACATTGATTCTGGTTTGGGTCATGCTGTAGAATGTAATTTGTTAGAGAGATGAAAGGTATTTAAGTACTGTTAAGTGTTGAAGTCTCTTTTGTTTCTTGTGTAAGTTTTATGAGCATAGAATCAAAGAACAAACCACTTGGTGATGAAAATTTCTTGCGTAATATTGACAATAAGCACCCACCAATTAACCCAATTATAAAGGCCTAAAATTTGTTACATATTTTGTATCCAAAGCATCAAATATGTCTGGTCTAGGTTATAAAAATACTATTCTCGAACCTGCTAGGGGAATTGATGATCTCAGAATGATCATGGAATAAGGTCctctttcttttcatcataAAGGTTCTTCTTTATGCCTACTTTCCTTTGAAGCTCTGGAAAGTGGTAAACTTTATGCCCATTGTTTGATGCTCTTATCTTTGAGTATCCCACTTTTTATGCAGGCTAGACAACCATTTTATTGAAGAATCATATTACTTGTACTCATATAATAAGTGGGCAATGAATGCAAAAACTTTATCTAGCTGGGAGTGATGTTGCTAGAGCTcttgaaagtgaaaattttgGATGTAACAGCACTTCATCTAGCCAATGGGGAGTTTTAAAGTCAGGACGTATGACATTCAGATACTCTCTCGTTGGCCACATTCATTTTGCacccaagttttttttttttcctagaaaatgcaataaaaattaaatacaattcaataaaatgctgtcataatttttattaatttattttttctctcactttataATCAGCTACTAACATATTAACACTtcagtttataaaaaatatgtccatataatttatttgtacatataatattagttAGAGTAAGCCAAACCATTTAACTGTTACAACAATGGACATTTTAGTTTGCAACTCCATCCTCAAGAGAGAATGAACCATAAATACTTTCATTCTCCGCCTGTGTTTCCAATTACAACAGGGTGTTATATTAAATAGTCACAAATGAAACCCCCCAACTTGAACATTTAGCTAAAAGATACAGGGTTTCACTGGTTTTGGGAATACAATCCAGGTGTGGTCTATGAAAGAAAACCTTGTATATATTCCTAAAGTTTTGTTCCGTCACTATTCTTACATTTACGAGCGGTAAATTTGGAAGAATACAAAGTTAAATCATAAATGGCCAAAACATAGAATCGGTGATGAAAGGGAGAGAACTGGCCTAACCCTATCACTTCAATCCCACTAAATATACACAGAGACTTACTATGACTGCAAAATTGTTCTCAGATTTACCATACTGCAACTGGACAACATGGCATTATCATCTCATGTTGCAGCACTGTGGCTTTCCTCGCTTTTGCAACTTACCCCACAAGCATGTCATCTGTCTAGGAGATTGGTAATGAGCAGTATAATAGTCTTCGATGCACCCATGCTGGCAGAACTTCAAACTATGAACATACTCAACTGGTTTTGTACTATTGAACTTTTCCACCCACATTCCCATGCTCACGTCTTCCATCTTGAACAACTGGACGGGCCAACGATTTGGTTAAAAAGAATAATGACTACTTATCATCGAAAAAACTTCACACAAATCTTGCACATATAGACAGCAACAAGAAGTTATGTGGATTGCAGGCAGATCAATAACTTACTCTTAGCATgtgtttttcaaattcatttacgATAAAATGTCCAATGTCAGAAGACAAAATATAACCTGGACCATTTGCATATGGTGGATAATCTTCTTCAGGCCATTCCTGGAACTCACCAGAAAGGAAATAGTGTAAGCACTTGTTCAAGATGTGACAACCAAAATTCTACAAGCGAAAGATacatactaaaaaaataatcattaattatTAGGTTAATAAAATCGAGAATTATTGATCATCTGGAAATATAGCTCAAGCAGCACTGGACACATAATTGCCACTTATGCCAGAAAAATGATCGGTTAAATTTTACTACTCTAACCACACCACAAAAGgataaaaagagaaaggaagaatgTAACGTTCGTGTAAGacaattctctttttttttttttttttatgtaaattttcaCAAGCACTACATATGACCAATTATGATTGGTCTTCATTCCAAAAGCAAAAAATTCCTCTAATCTCCAAGTAAGAAAGAGCAAGTACAGTACCATTACTGAAATATTCGAgaccaaacaaaacaaaaaccaaaacaaaaaaaaaaaaaaacatatattcttTCACACCTTcaaccaaaattcaaataatggAAGGAAACCAAATATCATGTCAAATAAAAGCATGGTCTCaattgaaaaagagagatgaatggaaggaaaaaaagagCAGATCCTCAATTCCCTTCATTTTACCACACCTTCAACCAAAATTCAATTAATGCAgccaaaattgatatattagaataatttcAAAACAGATAGTTACCATGTAAACAAAATCTGAGCACAAAAGTGAAAACTGTACAAagagcaagaaaaagaaaactaaggAAATGGGTCCTCCAGGATTTGcagaatttaacaaaaaatgcaTACCTCATATGTTACTGCCCATTTTCCATTACGGAGGGGCTTGTGATAGTAATTTATGTTCCCAATATACAGGCTCTTATCTCTATTGACTTTCTTTGCTTCCTTGATGACAGCATCCACCCGAACAAATGTGTCATCATCACACTTCATGATATACTTTGCAGCAACTGTGCGAACCTGTAAGCAGCGATGAGGATAAtgcattttttccttcttttgaaaaggaataaataatataaaagcaaaatttaaaatctgaaaattttataaacacatAGGCCAtgtactattttattttcttgaataaTGAAGAAAGTTGAACACTGCTGCCACTCACCCCATATTCACAGATTGCAACAGTCTTCAGTACAACAAGGTCATAAGCATCCATGTAAGGAACTATCACAATATCACCAAAATACTCTGCTTCTTTCTTTAGGTCCACATTCACTTCTTTTCTTCCATGCTGTGGAGAAAAAGACCCAAAAATAGCAGGCATTATTAGCTCATACTGCACATTCAATATAGAAGATTTCTCATCAAAAAGAGAAATGGCATACTACCCTGCTTCCATCCTTACCAGTGCAACAAAAAACCGAGCCACCACTTTGGAAGATTTAATTAACTTGTGTTGCATCCAAGACTTCCTCACAGCCATCCGCTCAGCAAAATGGTTGCCAGCAGAAAGGATTCCAATAAAAAGCTCCACCTGTCCGTGAGGTAAAGGTGGAGCTTGCCACTTACTTATCATTTCAAGATGCTTTTGGGGATCAAAACTTGGATGAGAAGTGGGTAAGGAAGCAGCATATATAGCGTGCACATCAACATTACCATTCACAGCTAGTCCAGTGGCATCCTCAAGAGCAAATCCCTGAATATATTTATTGTCAATTTAAGAAGTTCCACCTTCATCAAAAATAGGCAATATGACAAGGTTACTCACAGTTCGATAAGGAAAAGACGCAATATGGTTTCCATCGATATTAATATGGTAGCCTTCAAAGCCAGCTTGTATCGTAAGAACAAATAACTTGCCCTCTGCAAATGGGTATGGCCATTCAAATGTCACTTTCTTGGTTCGCCCAATCAGCCTGTTCAACCACCATGTGGCCTTAGATTCTTCTAAGTGATCGTCATCATCACGAATCCATTTCTCACATTTCACTCGTCCAT
The sequence above is a segment of the Mangifera indica cultivar Alphonso unplaced genomic scaffold, CATAS_Mindica_2.1 Un_0081, whole genome shotgun sequence genome. Coding sequences within it:
- the LOC123207473 gene encoding hydroxyproline O-galactosyltransferase GALT6-like; protein product: MKRGKFDSVLTLSRLRMIKFLMGVLFSYLLFMSFEIPLVFRTADSESDDGSIGFFDNALPKHVLLETESEELNAASRPSRDDFNSFSRTPERRMREFKKVSGLFFNESTLEDIEGSKDEFSFLHKTAKQAWLVGKKVWEELESGKTVASTKPQTNKTVENKSESCPHSIRMSGSDFLKRGHLMVLPCGLTLGSHITVIGLPHWAHPENDPKIATLKEGEESLMVSQFIMELQGLKTVDGEDPPRILHFNPRLKGDWSGKPVIEMNTCYRMQWGSAHRCEGWKSRADDETIDGRVKCEKWIRDDDDHLEESKATWWLNRLIGRTKKVTFEWPYPFAEGKLFVLTIQAGFEGYHINIDGNHIASFPYRTGFALEDATGLAVNGNVDVHAIYAASLPTSHPSFDPQKHLEMISKWQAPPLPHGQVELFIGILSAGNHFAERMAVRKSWMQHKLIKSSKVVARFFVALHGRKEVNVDLKKEAEYFGDIVIVPYMDAYDLVVLKTVAICEYGVRTVAAKYIMKCDDDTFVRVDAVIKEAKKVNRDKSLYIGNINYYHKPLRNGKWAVTYEEWPEEDYPPYANGPGYILSSDIGHFIVNEFEKHMLRLFKMEDVSMGMWVEKFNSTKPVEYVHSLKFCQHGCIEDYYTAHYQSPRQMTCLWGKLQKRGKPQCCNMR
- the LOC123207474 gene encoding wall-associated receptor kinase-like 15 — protein: MKLPYPSITLLFFFSLIRYLPSLVSSQPCQRSCGTLPIKYPFGSGPGCGDPRFQQFVTCNDQKLTLTTHTGCYPITDIDYMNQVIYLTDPSMSTCACTQPSKGFGLDWNAPFSFHEDNVFTLLDCSIASSPIYKSSTFNGDNSSAVVPLCDKNGVAICSYLYSCRAISTLNLPISTCCVYAPVDLGPSFDMDLQKLQCSSYSGFYSFSGQEYNPENWKYGIALKYKFNVYNDYPGTCANCEKSNGACGYGGAYNSFICNCPSEANTTTDCFFESTFNNAQGLLPWKTGTRLTGALTLILVWVML